The following is a genomic window from Prevotella sp. E13-17.
TTTGCAAAGATATATATTTTTTTTGTGTAAAGAAGATTGTTCTATGATATTTTTTCGTAATTTTGCATAAAAAGCATGGGAAAGATAGTTCATGAAAACTACATAACAATTGCAAAAGCATTAGGAATTATTCTAATGGTGATAGGGCATTCCGGTTGTCCATTATTGTTATATAAGTTTATATATTTGTTTCACATGCCCCTATTCTTTTTATGTTCTGGCATATTCTATAGGCCTATATTGAATAAGAGCGATGCCTGTTTGTATTTGAAAAAGAAAGTTGCTGGTTTATATGTCCCCTTTGTCAAATGGTCCTTATTATTTCTTGCATTTCACAATACGTTTCTAATGGTTGGTATTTACAACCCAATATATGGTTATGAGGGAGGAACATCAGCTTATACTATCGGGGATATACTGAATCGTCTTGGACTTATTCTTTTGTCAATGCGTGGCTATGAGGAGTTATTGGGCGGTTTCTGGTTTATTCGTTCGCTTTTTGTTTCAACAATACTAATCACATTGGTTTCTTTATTATTGGGGAATAGAGTAAGGTTTAAGCACGAGTCTATGTGCATGTTGTTTCTTCTTTTAACGATATTAATAAGAAGAAGTATGCCAGATAT
Proteins encoded in this region:
- a CDS encoding acyltransferase family protein, producing the protein MGKIVHENYITIAKALGIILMVIGHSGCPLLLYKFIYLFHMPLFFLCSGIFYRPILNKSDACLYLKKKVAGLYVPFVKWSLLFLAFHNTFLMVGIYNPIYGYEGGTSAYTIGDILNRLGLILLSMRGYEELLGGFWFIRSLFVSTILITLVSLLLGNRVRFKHESMCMLFLLLTILIRRSMPDIELGRELAMGTMGATFFMMGKILVPNIHWLKTMHGAILCGLVLLLSMIYFKDVVKMECGFNKVIPYSIAAISGSLLTLYLSDKINNNLCVVRRILYYVGNHTLTILALHFICFRLVSFVIVMIYNLDSAYIAQHPVIQNMTLWGSSCWWLVYSIVGISVPLLLNFLLKRIVTK